One stretch of Serinicoccus hydrothermalis DNA includes these proteins:
- a CDS encoding 5-formyltetrahydrofolate cyclo-ligase, with protein sequence MSVPLPPYRPTGDVVADKAHWRTLVRAARRDLVAGWTPEHRAGLARALGEAGLTHLDRYAVSTGRAGVAGTTVTAYEPMRTEPPVDGLTTALQDAGVRVLVPITLERPRLDWADLADPDRTPLGEGALAQVDLAFVPGLACSRAGVRLGQGGGYYDTVLPRLREASGGAPVVLVLHDHEVVPEVPAAEHDAVVDAVLRPGSGVLPVPLV encoded by the coding sequence ATGAGTGTCCCGCTGCCGCCCTACCGTCCGACCGGCGACGTCGTCGCCGACAAGGCGCACTGGCGCACCCTGGTCCGGGCCGCCCGCCGCGACCTGGTCGCCGGGTGGACCCCGGAGCACCGCGCGGGGCTCGCGCGGGCGCTCGGCGAGGCGGGGCTGACGCACCTGGACCGGTATGCCGTCTCCACCGGACGCGCGGGCGTCGCCGGGACGACGGTCACCGCCTACGAGCCGATGCGGACCGAGCCGCCCGTGGACGGGCTGACGACGGCGCTGCAGGACGCCGGGGTGCGGGTGCTCGTGCCGATCACCCTGGAGCGACCGCGGCTGGACTGGGCCGACCTGGCCGACCCCGACCGCACGCCGCTCGGCGAGGGGGCTCTCGCGCAGGTGGACCTGGCCTTCGTGCCGGGCCTGGCCTGCTCGCGGGCCGGGGTGCGGCTGGGCCAGGGCGGCGGCTACTACGACACGGTGCTGCCGCGGCTGCGCGAGGCCTCCGGCGGCGCCCCCGTCGTCCTCGTGCTGCACGACCACGAGGTCGTGCCGGAGGTGCCCGCGGCGGAGCACGACGCCGTGGTGGACGCGGTGCTGCGGCCGGGCAGCGGGGTGCTGCCGGTCCCGCTGGTCTGA
- a CDS encoding penicillin acylase family protein — MSRPLWQRIAVPTVAILVVVMVATAVIGVGLARRAFPQVSGELEVPGLAGQVEVVRDDLGVPHIYADTAEDLFRAQGFVAAQDRFFQMDLRRHIVSGRLSELVGEGGLETDRVIRTLGWRRVAEEELSMLSPDARTYLSAYASGVNAYIDSRSGPSSMGVEYVALSQSAPGYTVQQWDEVDSLAWLKAMAWDLRGNYEDELARGRLVGEIPLDKLENLYPDYPVDEHPPILDPGEWSPPDPPAPGMTDTRGGSRGTVLAPVPGQTDPADAARLTDPVAPDGPTSGLTRNWLAGGAQDALTDTGTVLAAVPDLLGEGEGIGSNSWVVSGEHTATGMPLLANDPHLAISQPGIWMQSGLHCREVSEACPFDVTGFTFAGFPGVIIGHNQSIAWGFTNLDPDVTDFYLEDVAGDTVLREDEHVPMDVRTETIKVAGGDDVELEVRETSNGPIVSDVLTDTGLMGDNGPLDGVATSRDFEVALRWTGLQPSRTAEAVFALNSATDWEDFRGAAELFAVPSQNLLYADTEGNIGYQAPGLVPVRRTATHATPPGYFPSPGWDEQYAWSGWVDFEDLPTAYNPEDGIVVAANQAVTRGSTPFLTTEWDKGYRSTRILELLQERLEQEPLTVEDMGEIQLDDTSSFALEVVPYLTSVDLDGRFYSEAQDLLRDWDGTAPAEGEQSAAAAYFYVVYDNLIEATFDDELPPDLGVSGNSRTMQVMAELMATPESVWWDDQRTPGLVESRDEVLRTALVDARLDLTRRISKDPDDWSWGQLHRADLRHQVLGEEGVPGVVQSMVNRGPLPVSGSSAMVNAMNWDAGTDSFDVTSAPSMRMVVDLADLDASTWVNQTGTSGHPFHHNYDDQTQAWIEGRTYPWAFTRAAVDEAGTDTLTLVPEEG, encoded by the coding sequence GTGTCCCGACCCCTGTGGCAGCGCATCGCCGTGCCCACGGTCGCGATCCTCGTGGTCGTGATGGTGGCCACGGCGGTCATCGGCGTGGGTCTGGCGCGGCGTGCCTTCCCGCAGGTCTCCGGCGAGCTGGAGGTGCCGGGGCTGGCCGGTCAGGTCGAGGTGGTCCGGGACGACCTGGGAGTGCCCCACATCTACGCCGACACCGCGGAGGACCTCTTCCGCGCGCAGGGGTTCGTCGCCGCCCAGGACCGCTTCTTCCAGATGGACCTGCGCCGGCACATCGTCAGCGGCCGGCTGTCCGAGCTCGTGGGCGAGGGCGGCCTGGAGACCGACCGGGTGATCCGCACCCTCGGCTGGCGCCGGGTCGCCGAGGAGGAGCTGTCGATGCTCTCCCCGGACGCGCGGACCTACCTCAGCGCCTACGCCTCGGGCGTCAACGCCTACATCGACAGCCGCAGCGGCCCCTCCTCGATGGGGGTGGAGTACGTCGCCCTGTCCCAGAGCGCCCCGGGATACACCGTGCAGCAGTGGGACGAGGTCGACTCCCTCGCGTGGCTCAAGGCGATGGCGTGGGACCTGCGCGGCAACTACGAGGACGAGCTGGCCCGGGGCCGGCTCGTCGGCGAGATCCCGCTGGACAAGCTGGAGAACCTCTACCCCGACTACCCGGTCGACGAGCACCCGCCGATCCTCGACCCGGGCGAGTGGTCCCCGCCGGACCCCCCGGCGCCGGGCATGACGGACACCCGTGGTGGGTCCCGCGGCACGGTGCTGGCGCCGGTCCCCGGCCAGACCGACCCGGCCGACGCCGCCCGCCTCACCGACCCGGTGGCCCCGGACGGCCCGACCTCCGGCCTCACCCGCAACTGGCTCGCCGGGGGTGCGCAGGACGCCCTGACCGACACCGGCACCGTCCTGGCGGCGGTCCCCGACCTGCTCGGCGAGGGCGAGGGGATCGGCTCCAACTCGTGGGTCGTCTCCGGCGAGCACACCGCGACCGGTATGCCGCTGCTCGCCAACGACCCGCACCTCGCGATCTCCCAGCCCGGGATCTGGATGCAGAGCGGCCTGCACTGCCGCGAGGTGAGCGAGGCCTGCCCCTTCGACGTCACCGGCTTCACCTTCGCCGGCTTCCCCGGCGTGATCATCGGCCACAACCAGTCCATCGCCTGGGGGTTCACCAACCTCGACCCGGACGTCACCGACTTCTACCTCGAGGACGTCGCCGGGGACACCGTGCTGCGCGAGGACGAGCACGTGCCGATGGACGTCCGCACCGAGACCATCAAGGTGGCCGGCGGCGACGACGTGGAGCTGGAGGTGCGGGAGACCTCCAACGGCCCCATCGTCTCCGACGTGCTCACCGACACCGGCCTCATGGGCGACAACGGCCCGCTCGACGGCGTCGCGACCTCCCGGGACTTCGAGGTCGCGCTGCGCTGGACCGGGCTGCAACCCTCGCGGACCGCCGAGGCCGTCTTCGCGCTCAACTCGGCCACGGACTGGGAGGACTTTCGGGGTGCCGCGGAGCTCTTCGCGGTGCCGTCGCAGAACCTGCTCTACGCCGACACCGAGGGCAACATCGGCTACCAGGCGCCGGGGCTGGTGCCGGTCCGCCGGACCGCCACGCACGCGACGCCCCCGGGCTACTTCCCCTCGCCCGGCTGGGACGAGCAGTACGCCTGGAGCGGGTGGGTCGACTTCGAGGACCTGCCGACGGCATACAACCCCGAGGACGGGATCGTCGTGGCCGCGAACCAGGCCGTCACGCGCGGGTCGACGCCCTTCCTCACCACCGAGTGGGACAAGGGCTACCGCTCCACCCGCATCCTGGAGCTGCTGCAGGAACGGCTCGAGCAGGAGCCGCTGACCGTGGAGGACATGGGCGAGATCCAGCTCGACGACACCAGCAGCTTCGCGCTCGAGGTGGTGCCCTACCTCACCTCGGTCGACCTCGACGGAAGGTTCTACAGCGAGGCGCAGGACCTGCTGCGGGACTGGGACGGCACGGCGCCGGCGGAGGGGGAGCAGTCGGCGGCCGCCGCCTACTTCTACGTCGTCTACGACAACCTCATCGAGGCGACCTTCGACGACGAGCTGCCCCCGGACCTGGGGGTCTCGGGCAACTCCCGGACGATGCAGGTCATGGCCGAGCTCATGGCGACGCCGGAGAGCGTCTGGTGGGACGACCAGCGCACGCCGGGTCTCGTGGAGTCCCGTGACGAGGTGCTGCGCACCGCGCTCGTCGACGCCCGGCTGGACCTGACCCGCCGCATCTCCAAGGACCCCGACGACTGGAGCTGGGGCCAGCTGCACCGCGCCGACCTGCGCCACCAGGTGCTCGGGGAGGAGGGCGTGCCCGGGGTGGTGCAGAGCATGGTCAACCGCGGCCCGCTCCCGGTCTCCGGCAGCAGCGCGATGGTCAACGCGATGAACTGGGACGCCGGCACCGACAGCTTCGACGTCACCTCGGCGCCGTCGATGCGGATGGTGGTCGACCTCGCCGACCTCGACGCCTCCACCTGGGTCAACCAGACCGGCACCTCCGGGCACCCGTTCCACCACAACTACGACGACCAGACGCAGGCGTGGATCGAGGGCCGGACCTACCCGTGGGCCTTCACCCGTGCTGCGGTCGACGAGGCGGGCACCGACACCCTCACCCTCGTGCCCGAGGAGGGCTGA